The Candidatus Hydrogenedentota bacterium sequence CTTTGTCGACGGTGTGCTGGTCTTTGGCGATAGTCGGGGTGGGCTTGACCGCGAGCCGTACAACGAGGTCCTGTCCCGTGGTGAGCCCGCCGGTGATGCCGCCCGCGTTGTTGCTCTGAAATACGGCCTTGCCGTTTTTCGCGCGCATCTGGTCGTTGCACTCGGAGCCGCGCATGTCCTTAACCTGCATACCGGCGCCGATCTCGACCGCTTTGATGGTTCCGATGCTCATCATGCGGCCCAGTTCGCCATCGAGCTTGTTGAAGACTGGTTCGCCCACCCCCGCCGGGACGCCCGTAGCCACGACTTCGCAGACCCCGCCGCTGGAATCCCCCTCGTCGCGGATTTCGACAATGCGTTTGTACATGGCGTGAGCGGCGTCGACGTCCGGGCAGTTCAACAGGGGATGGACGCCCGCTTCCTTGCTGACGGCCGCCATATCGATGGGTTCGGCGCTGTTGCGAATCTCGATGAGGTTCTTTTCGAGCTCCGCGAGAACGGCCATCTTCTCGAGGAACCGCATGTCCGCGTGGAATCGGTTGGCGCCGAATACCCAGTTGTAGATCACGTCGCATTTGCGGCGCACTTCGCGAAAGATCCCGACTTTTGCGCGGACCTCGCCGCGGGGCATCTCGGCGGCCCTTACGCCCGCGGCTTCCTTGACATAGCCGAAGAT is a genomic window containing:
- a CDS encoding chorismate synthase; protein product: MLGCTYGTMFKTAVAGGSYQEGLTVHLQGVPTGMLITEEMIYRDLLLRKPGQGELTSPRREPDLPVIYSGVNAANTMPGFENKGKTNGTPLVVLIPNLDRHFEHIEQYQVTNRTPRPGHASYASYQKYGENDDSIGAGFFSGRYTSTIVAAGAVAKRVLADHGIDIFGYVKEAAGVRAAEMPRGEVRAKVGIFREVRRKCDVIYNWVFGANRFHADMRFLEKMAVLAELEKNLIEIRNSAEPIDMAAVSKEAGVHPLLNCPDVDAAHAMYKRIVEIRDEGDSSGGVCEVVATGVPAGVGEPVFNKLDGELGRMMSIGTIKAVEIGAGMQVKDMRGSECNDQMRAKNGKAVFQSNNAGGITGGLTTGQDLVVRLAVKPTPTIAKDQHTVDKVSMKNATLSAVTRRDPTIVARVWPVAEAFMAIILLDQLAMYYGYRALQEKVTG